CCCGGCGGGCCATCGAATCCGCCAGCGGCGCGGTCGAACGCCCGGCCCTCCTCAAGGGCCAATCCTGGACCATCGTCATCACGGTGAAGTATCAATACTCCCTCTGAGGACGGACGCCTCGCGGCCTGCGCGGCACTTTAATCCTTGCGTGCATAGTTGTTGCTCCTTATGGTGGCGCTCCTAAATCGACAGGCATGGGAGGCACAAAACATGAGCATGCAACTGCGGTCGCTGACTGACACTCTGGGGTGGAATATTTTTCTGTTGACGCTGGGGTCGGTGGTCTACGTCATCGGCTACAACGGCATCGCCGCGCACCACGACTTTGTGCCGGGATCGTTGTACGGCCTGGCCGTGGTGGGCAATAACGCCATGCCGGGGCTCTCATTGTCGAACTGGTACATACTCCTCAACGCCCCCCTGTTCTTCCTGGCCTGGAAAGGCGTGAGCCGACGGTTCTTCCTTCTGAACCTCTACAGCATGCTGACCATAGCCCTGCTGACCGCCTATCTGCGCTGCGACTTCGGCATCCGGGCGGACGTATACTCGGCCATCGCCGCGGGGGCCCTCATGGGAGCCGGGTGCGGGCTCATCTTTCGCACCTACGGCGGCGGAGGCGGCCTGGACGTGCTGGCCGTGATCCTGAACAGGAAATACGGCCTGCGCTTCGGCGTCTTCTATTTCGTGGTCAACGCCCTGGTCATGACCACAGCCCTCAAGCGCTTCAGCCCGGACATCATCGTCGCCTCGCTGGTCATGCTGTTCATCAGCTCGGTGGTCACGGAATACGTCCTTTCCCTGTTCAACCAACGCAAGGCCGTCCGTATCCTGACCCGCAAGGGGGATGCGGTCGTGCAGTTCCTCACCCATGTACGCAAACAGCACGCCACGGTCTTTCCCGGCAAGGGAGGCTACTCCGGCATCAACGTGGACATGATCCTCTCGGTCACGGACAGGCTGCGCCTGCGCTCGCTGGAACAGGCCGTCTTCGACATCGACCCCGAGGCGATCATCGTCGTGGAGAACACCTTCAGCGTCACTGGAGGCTCCGTGGGACTGCGCAAGAAGTATTGATCACCGAACGGAAGCGCCGCATGCGAACCCGCCAACGCCCGGCTGAGCCGAGGCCGGGGAGTTCCCCTGCGCGCATCGAAATGCAACGGAAGCCGAACCGAGCAAAGGTCCCGCCGCCCCGGACCGCCGGAGCGAGTCGAGCCTCCTGCCGGTAGCCGCAGACAGATTTACTTCATCTTGCGCACGGAATCACGCTCGACAAGCCGGGGCTCGATCCTGATGACCCGTCCCTTGCTCCGCTTGCTGCTCAGGCGATCAATGAGCGTGTCCACGGCCATGGCCGCAATCTTGCTTGTGGATTGGTGGATCGTCGTGAGCGGCGGGGTCATGTAGCGTGCGATGTAGATATCGTCGTACCCGACAATGGACAGGTCCCGGGGGATACGCACCCCGATCCGGGCGGCCTCGTTGATGACGCCAAGCGCCATCATGTCGTTGCACACGAAAAGGGCCGTCGGCCGGGAAGGCCGCGCCATCAATTGCCGCAGGGCGCGGATACCGCCGCCGCAATCATAGTCGCCCTCGACGATCCATTCCTCGCGAACGGGCAAGCCTGCTTCATCCATGGCCGAGCGCAACCCTTCGAGCCGCTCACTGGCGGACCGGCGCCCCATCGGGCCGGTTACGCACCCGATTTCCGTATGGCCCATCTCAATGAGATGCCGAACGGCCATGTAGCCGCCGTCGGGCGAGTTGTCGTATATCCGATCGACATTGTCCGACTCCGGCCCCCAATCGAAAACAACGGTCGGAGTGGGCCGCTCGGCTTCGAGCAGGCGGAGAATATCGTCGTTCACCTCGCTGCAAAGAAGCAACAGCCCGTCCACCCGCTTCTCCTCAAGGGCATCGAGGTTCGCCTCCATGCGCTTCACATCGCCTTCGGTGTTGCACAGGAAAAGCGTATATCCCCGCTCGTAGCACCGCCTTTCCACGGCGTGGACCACTTCCGCAAAAAACGGGTTCCGGCTGGCGGTGACCAGCATGCCCAAGGTATTGGTGGTCTGCACCTTCAAGCTGCGGGCGATGGAGGAAGGACGATAATTCAGTTCGCGAACGGCGGCATCGACCCGTTGACGCGTGTCCTCGCGGACGAATCGGGTCTTGTTCAGGACGTGAGAGACCGTTGATGTCGACACCCGTGCGAGTTTTGCAACATCCTTGATGGTCGACATGATTGATTATCCGTTGTCTTTGATGAATCTGTCCACTTCCGCGCGGTAGGGAATGGACGTTTGTGCGCCGAGCCTGGTTACGGAGATGGCAGCCGCGGCATGGGCGAAACGAACGGCCCCGGCCATATCAAGGCCCTGTTGCAAGGCCGCGACGAGCGCCCCGTTGAAGGTATCACCGGCGGCAGTCGTGTCAACTGGTGCGACCTCATATCCCGGGACACGCCGGGAAACCCCGGCGGTACTCAAAAAAGCTCCATTCCCGCCAAGAGTGATGATGACCGTTTCAACTCCCTTGTCGTGCAAAACCCCAGCAGCCAGTCTCGCATCGGATTCCGTCGCGACCCTGACGCCCGTAAGCAGTTCCGCCTCGGTTTCGTTGGGCGTTATCACACTCACATCGGCAAGCAGCGAATCAGCCAGAGGCTGAGCCGGAGCCGGATTGAGCACCACAGTCACGCCGTATTCCCGCGCCTTTCGAGCGGCCAACTCGATGGTCGCCAACGGGCTTTCCAACTGCATCAAAATGGTATCGGCCCTCTGCAGCAACTCCAGGCGCGGCCCCAACACGTCAGGCGTCAGGCAACCGTTGGCCTCGGGCGAGATGACAATGGAATTCTCGCCGCCCGCCGCGATCTGGATGAGCGCAATCCCTGTGGGCGTATCGGGCACGACCCTGACCGCCGCCGTATCAATGCCGTCGTCGCGGAAACGCTCCAGGATGCGCACGCCGAAATCATCATCCCCCACGCAGGCGATAAACCCGACATCCGCGCCGAGTCGCGCCGCAGCCACGGCCTGGTTGGCCCCTTTCCCGCCCGGCAGGACCTGGTAGCCATGGCCGATGACCGTCTCGCCGGGACGGGGAAAATCCTCCACCCGCAGGATGTGGTCGGCGTTGACGCTGCCCAGGACTATCAACTTTTTTGCAGTCATGGCGTTACTCGGAAACCTGAATTTTGGTCAGGAGCCGATTGCGGTAGGTGTCGATAATGACCGCGGCGACGATAATCAGGCCGGTGACGATCTGGCGGGCAAAATCCCCCATGCCGAGCAACAGGAGCCCGTTGTTGAGCACGCCGATGATGCAGGCCCCCAGGAACGTCCCCACCAAAGAGCCTTTTCCGCCCATCATGCTGGTGCCGCCGATAACGACCGCAGCGATGGCATTGAGTTCGAAACCGACGCCGAGAATCGGGCTGGCCATGGAGAGGCGCAGCATATACATGATGCCGGCCACGCCGACACAACCGCCGCAGATGACAAAGGCCGCGATCTTGTAAAGGATGGTCCGGTGCCCGGAAAGCCGGACAGCTTCCTCGTTGTTGCCAATGGCATAGATCATCCGCCCGAAGACGGACCGGTTCAGGACGATAGTCCCCAAGATCACGAGGGTCAGGGCCATAATAAAGATGACGGGCAGCCCGAACACGTTCTGCGCGCCCAGGTCGGTAAACACCTCGGGAAAGCCGAACAGGGTTCTGGAATCACTGATCTGGAGGGCCGCGCCGCGGGCGATGTTGAGCATGCCCAGCGTGACGACGAAAGAATGGATCTTCCAGCGCTCGCACACGAACCCGTTGAACAGACCGCACAGCGCCCCGACGGCCAGGCTGACGACCACGGCGAGGAAGAAGGCCAGCCCGGGAGACAGGGATTCATTGGTGAGGGTCAACCCGGCCACGATGGTACAGAGCGCCAGCACGGACCCGACGGAGAGATCGATTCCACCCAACAGAATGACGAACGTCATGCCCACCGCGATGACCGTGTTGATGCTGATCTGCGTACAGATATTCATCAGGTTGATGGGCGAGGCGAAATTGGGCGCGACGAGCATGAAGATGACGATGAGCAGCACGAGCGCCACACCGATACCGGCCTCTCTGAGCAGCAGATATGCAAGTTTCCTGAAATTCATCAGAGTCCCCGTTTAACGTGTTCTGTTCCCGATGACGCCGCGTCATCCTGGATGTATTCTTCGTATGCCATGGTAAGGATGCGTTCCTGATCGAACTCGTCCCGTGGCAGTTCGCCGGTAATTTTCCCGTCGGAAAAAGCGATGATGCGGTGGCAGATGCCCAGCATTTCCGGCAAATCGGACGAGACGATGATGATCGCCTTGCCCGCGGCGGCCAACTTCCAGAGCAGGAGATAAATTTCGTACTTGGCGCCGACGTCGATACCGCGCGTCGGCTCGTCAAAGATGAGCACCTCGGCATTCCGGAACAGCCACTTGGCAAGGACCACCTTCTGTTGGTTGCCGCCGGAAAGGTTGCCCACCCATTGAGAGATGGATGGCGTCTTGATGCCGAGATCGGCCACGAATCGCTCCGCCACCTCCCGCTCCATGTCATGCTGGATGAAGCCGTGCCGCGCCACACCGGGCAGGTCGGTGAGCGTCATGTTCACGGCGCAGGACATTTCAAGAATGAGCCCCTGATTCTTCCTGTCTTCGGTGAGCAGGCAAATACTGTTCTCCACTGCGTCGCGCGGCGTTTTGATGGACAGCTTCTTCCCGTGCAGCAGGATCTCGCCGCCATCTTTGGGGTCCGCCCCGAATATGGCGCGAACGACATCCGTACGCCCGGAGCCGACCAGCCCGGCCATGCCGAGTAACTCGCCTCGCCGCACCTCGAAGGAGACCGGATGGGGCTTGCCCTTGCAACGCAAATCCCGCACGC
The Desulfovibrio sp. Huiquan2017 genome window above contains:
- a CDS encoding substrate-binding domain-containing protein, coding for MSTIKDVAKLARVSTSTVSHVLNKTRFVREDTRQRVDAAVRELNYRPSSIARSLKVQTTNTLGMLVTASRNPFFAEVVHAVERRCYERGYTLFLCNTEGDVKRMEANLDALEEKRVDGLLLLCSEVNDDILRLLEAERPTPTVVFDWGPESDNVDRIYDNSPDGGYMAVRHLIEMGHTEIGCVTGPMGRRSASERLEGLRSAMDEAGLPVREEWIVEGDYDCGGGIRALRQLMARPSRPTALFVCNDMMALGVINEAARIGVRIPRDLSIVGYDDIYIARYMTPPLTTIHQSTSKIAAMAVDTLIDRLSSKRSKGRVIRIEPRLVERDSVRKMK
- a CDS encoding YitT family protein, giving the protein MSMQLRSLTDTLGWNIFLLTLGSVVYVIGYNGIAAHHDFVPGSLYGLAVVGNNAMPGLSLSNWYILLNAPLFFLAWKGVSRRFFLLNLYSMLTIALLTAYLRCDFGIRADVYSAIAAGALMGAGCGLIFRTYGGGGGLDVLAVILNRKYGLRFGVFYFVVNALVMTTALKRFSPDIIVASLVMLFISSVVTEYVLSLFNQRKAVRILTRKGDAVVQFLTHVRKQHATVFPGKGGYSGINVDMILSVTDRLRLRSLEQAVFDIDPEAIIVVENTFSVTGGSVGLRKKY
- the rbsK gene encoding ribokinase, translating into MTAKKLIVLGSVNADHILRVEDFPRPGETVIGHGYQVLPGGKGANQAVAAARLGADVGFIACVGDDDFGVRILERFRDDGIDTAAVRVVPDTPTGIALIQIAAGGENSIVISPEANGCLTPDVLGPRLELLQRADTILMQLESPLATIELAARKAREYGVTVVLNPAPAQPLADSLLADVSVITPNETEAELLTGVRVATESDARLAAGVLHDKGVETVIITLGGNGAFLSTAGVSRRVPGYEVAPVDTTAAGDTFNGALVAALQQGLDMAGAVRFAHAAAAISVTRLGAQTSIPYRAEVDRFIKDNG
- a CDS encoding ABC transporter permease, which translates into the protein MNFRKLAYLLLREAGIGVALVLLIVIFMLVAPNFASPINLMNICTQISINTVIAVGMTFVILLGGIDLSVGSVLALCTIVAGLTLTNESLSPGLAFFLAVVVSLAVGALCGLFNGFVCERWKIHSFVVTLGMLNIARGAALQISDSRTLFGFPEVFTDLGAQNVFGLPVIFIMALTLVILGTIVLNRSVFGRMIYAIGNNEEAVRLSGHRTILYKIAAFVICGGCVGVAGIMYMLRLSMASPILGVGFELNAIAAVVIGGTSMMGGKGSLVGTFLGACIIGVLNNGLLLLGMGDFARQIVTGLIIVAAVIIDTYRNRLLTKIQVSE